The following are from one region of the Salvia hispanica cultivar TCC Black 2014 chromosome 1, UniMelb_Shisp_WGS_1.0, whole genome shotgun sequence genome:
- the LOC125210021 gene encoding uncharacterized protein LOC125210021 has protein sequence MYNEKDLDLDFLRLPSTNNGLQCLKDLSLFGLKLTDQYFELLVSNCTILESLSVQLSNELKNVSIVGLSKLKRLNLSSFMEVESIVIHDTISLVSLTLQQLSSGCTVQLNNTPKLTKLNFGESFGKFMLAEFLDGMPSCICDQLQVMHLLTSVDFFMHKSDLHFYDELFWIDLVNIKHLELEIKIIGFCRSLYMLRHFCRLVEACTSLDKLVIKCTCVPAYDICRVGSYVGQCKLSFKYLEIT, from the exons ATGTATAATGAAAAGGATCTGGATCTTGACTTTCTTAGACTTCCTAGTACGAATAATGGTCTTCAATGCCTTAAAGATTTATCTCTTTTTGGTCTTAAATTGACCGATCAATACTTTGAGCTTTTGGTCTCCAATTGTACTATTCTTGAATCTTTGTCGGTTCAACTGTCTaatgagttgaaaaatgtCTCAATTGTTGGCCTCTCGAAATTGAAGCGTTTGAACTTGTCCAGCTTTATGGAAGTTGAATCCATTGTGATTCACGACACTATTAGCCTCGTTTCTTTGACGCTCCAACAATTGAGCAGCGGATGCACCGTGCAACttaataatactccaaagCTTACCAAACTTAATTTTGGAGAAAGTTTTGGTAAATTCATGCTTGCTGAGTTTCTTGACGGAATGCCATCTTGCATATGTGACCAACTCCAAGTAATGCACCTCTTAACtagtgttgatttttttatgcataag AGTGATCTACATTTTTATGATGAGTTGTTCTGGATTGATCTTGTCAATATAAAACATCTAGAGTTGGAGATTAAAATTATTGGTTTTTGTCGAAGCTTGTATATGTTACGCCATTTTTGTCGTTTGGTCGAAGCATGTACTTCTTTAGACAAACTTGTGATAAAG TGTACATGTGTACCCGCTTATGATATATGCAGGGTAGGATCATATGTTGGACAATGCAAGTTGTCTTTCAAGTATTTGGAAATCACATGA